The following proteins are co-located in the Camelina sativa cultivar DH55 chromosome 12, Cs, whole genome shotgun sequence genome:
- the LOC104729866 gene encoding uncharacterized protein LOC104729866 isoform X3, giving the protein MNPPRSSETQGLLRFSRSVEDDSDEGWKIDGNKAIRGMVQRIYLHQGNIYSFSAWVKLREGNKNKVGVVFKTENGRLVHGGEVRAKQGCWTLLKGGIVPNVSGPVDIFFKSDDEEAKISARDVSLKKFSKEEWKLKQDQLVEKIRKNKVRFEVTYQNKTTVKGAVISVEQTKPSFLLGCGMNFRILQSEGYRKWFASRFKITSFTNEMKWYTTEKARGQENYTLADSMLKFAEENGILVRGHTVLWDDPKMQPSWVQKLEDPNDLMNVTLNRINSVMTRYKGKVTGWDVVNENVHWDYFEKMLGANASSSFYNLAYKLDPDVTLFVNEYNTIENRMDVTAAPIKVKAKMEEILAYPGNMNIKGAIGAQGHFSPTQPNLAYMRSALDTLGSLGLPIWLTELDMPKCPDQEKYIDEILREAYSHPAVKGIIIFAGPEVSGFDKLTLADKDFNNTKTGDVIDKLLKEWQGSDIPKISMTDSENEEEEISLLHGHYNVNVRHPWMKNLSTSFSLEVTKEMGQRQVVKVVIDA; this is encoded by the exons ATGAATCCTCCACGAAGCAGTGAAACACAAGGATTATTACGCTTTAGCCGCTCCGTCGAAGATGACTCTGATGAAGGGTGGAAAATAGATGGAAATAAAGCCATTAGGGGAATGGTACAGAGAATTTATCTTCACCAAGGAAACATTTACAGCTTCTCTG CTTGGGTGAAGTTgagagaaggaaacaagaatAAGGTAGGAGTTGTGTTCAAGACAGAAAATGGAAGACTTGTTCATGGAGGTGAAGTTAGGGCGAAGCAAGGATGTTGGACTTTGCTTAAAGGTGGCATTGTCCCAAATGTTTCAGGCCCTGTAGATATTTTCTTCAAG AGTGATGACGAAGAAGCAAAGATATCTGCAAGAGATGTGTCGTTAAAAAAGTTCAGCAAAGAAGAATGGAAACTGAAACAAGACCAACTTGTTGAAAAG ATAAGGAAGAACAAAGTGAGATTTGAAGTAACTTATCAGAATAAAACTACAGTAAAAGGCGCAGTGATATCCGTAGAACAAACCAAACCATCTTTCCTCTTAGGCTGCGGAATGAACTTTCGGATCCTACAAAGCGAAGGGTACAGAAAATGGTTTGCGTCACGGTTTAAAATCACATCATTcaccaatgaaatgaaatggtaTACAACGGAGAAAGCACGCGGTCAAGAGAACTACACGTTAGCCGATTCAATGCTTAAGTTTGCAGAAGAGAATGGGATATTGGTTAGAGGTCATACAGTGTTGTGGGACGATCCAAAAATGCAGCCAAGTTGGGTGCAAAAGTTAGAAGATCCAAACGATTTGATGAACGTGACATTGAACCGGATAAACTCGGTTATGACGAGATACAAAGGGAAGGTAACCGGGTGGGATGTGGTTAATGAGAATGTGCATTGGGATTACTTTGAGAAAATGCTTGGTGCAAACGCTTCTTCAAGTTTCTACAATTTGGCTTATAAGCTTGATCCTGATGTGACATTGTTCGTTAACGAGTACAACACGATTGAGAACCGTATGGATGTTACCGCAGCGCCGATTAAGGTGAAGGCAAAGATGGAGGAGATTCTTGCGTATCCAGGAAACATGAACATTAAAGGAGCAATTGGAGCTCAGGGTCACTTTAGTCCAACTCAGCCTAACTTAGCTTACATGAGATCTGCGTTGGATACTTTAGGCTCATTAGGTTTGCCTATTTGGCTTACAGAGCTTGATATGCCTAAGTGCCCTGATCAG GAGAAATACATTGACGAGATTCTGAGGGAAGCATATTCGCATCCTGCGGTTAAAGGCATCATAATATTTGCGGGGCCTGAGGTGTCTGGTTTCGACAAGCTGACACTTGCGGACAAAGACttcaacaacacaaaaacaggGGATGTAATTGACAAGTTGCTTAAGGAGTGGCAAGGTTCAGATATTCCGAAGATTTCCATGACTGATtctgagaatgaagaagaagagatctcgTTGTTGCATGGACATTACAATGTGAATGTCAGACATCCATGGATGAAGAACTTATCCACTAGTTTCAGTTTGGAGGTAACTAAGGAGATGGGTCAGCGTCAGGTGGTTAAAGTTGTAATTGATGcttga
- the LOC104729867 gene encoding uncharacterized protein LOC104729867 isoform X1 — MLGSSSGCESGWTLYLDQSVSSPSPSCFRDSNGFENRRRSKDSWDQNYVQQGDDDEEEEEEEDDLSMISDASSGPRNISEEDSVKKINIVGLKKQSKREKKRRDYEKMNSVLDDTASSPLYNFPHMLQKGVGGNKIEQTFPESTLDYSQGFSATQFQDKTAFQEQYAYLHMETRF; from the exons atgttgggTTCAAGTAGTGGATGCGAGTCAGGATGGACTCTGTACTTAGACCAGTCTGTTTCTTCACCAAGTCCTTCTTGTTTTAGAGACAGCAATGGGTttgaaaacagaagaagaagcaaagattcaTGGGACCAAAACTATGTGCAACAAggagacgacgacgaagaagaagaagaagaagaagacgatttATCAATGATTTCAGATGCTTCTTCTGGTCCAAGGAATATTTCTGAGGAAGATTCAGTGAAGAAGATAAACATTGTTGGTCTCAAGAAGCAGagcaagagagaaaagaaaagaagagattaCGAGAAAATGAACTCTGTTCTTGATGATACTGCTAGCTCTCCCCTTTACAATTTCCCTCAT ATGTTGCAGAAAGGTGTTGGTGGTAATAAGATAGAGCAAACCTTTCCAGAAAGTACATTGGATTACTCGCAAGGCTTCTCGGCTACTCAATTTCAG GACAAAACAGCATTCCAAGAGCAGTATGCTTATTTGCATATGGAAACCAGATTCTAA
- the LOC104729865 gene encoding uncharacterized protein LOC104729865 — protein MNFCRNISVLAGRKMNNINNGFFLCMLFFLWCLVSTGMSIDPFSHSHSLITECLRKPPRSSETQGFLLLSRSVEDDSDEGWKIDGNGIIREIAQRVQLHQGNIYSFSAWVKLRKGNDKKVGVVFRTENERLVHGGEIRAKQGCWTLLKGGIVPDVSGPVDIFFESEDREAKISATNVLLKQFSKEEWKLKQDQLIEKIRKSKVRFEVTYQNKTAVKGAVVSLKQTKSSFLLGCGINFRILQSQGYREWFASRFKITSFTNEMKWYATEKARGQENYTLADSMLKFAKDNGILVRGHTVLWDNPKMQPSWVKSIKDPKDVMNVTLNRINSVMKRYKGKLTGWDVVNENVHWDYFEKMLGENASSRFYNLAYKIDPDVRLFVNEYNTIENPKEFTATPIKVKKEMEKILAYPGNKNIKGAIGAQGHFGPTQPNLAYMRSALDTLGSLGLPIWLTELDMPKCPNQEKYIEDILREAYSHPAVEGIIIFGGPEVSGFDKLTLADKYFNNTKTGDVIDKLLKEWHQKSSEIPKIVTADSENEEEDVSLLHGHYSVNVSHPWMKNLSTNFSMEVTKEMGQRQVVRVVINA, from the exons ATGAATTTTTGTCGGAATATTTCAGTTTTAGCAGGAAGGAAGATGAACAATATCAACAATGGCTTCTTCCTTTGCATGCTTTTCTTTCTCTGGTGTCTTGTGTCTACAGGGATGTCTATTGATCCTTTCTCCCATAGCCACTCTCTCATAACAGAG TGCCTAAGGAAGCCTCCACGAAGCAGCGAAACTCAAGGATTTTTACTACTTAGCCGCTCTGTTGAAGATGACTCTGATGAAGGATGGAAGATAGATGGAAATGGAATCATTAGGGAAATTGCACAGAGAGTTCAGCTTCACCAAGGAAACATTTACAGCTTCTctg CTTGGGTGAAATTGAGAAAAGGAAACGACAAGAAGGTAGGAGTTGTGTTCAGGACAGAAAATGAAAGACTTGTGCATGGAGGTGAAATTAGGGCAAAGCAAGGATGTTGGACTTTGCTTAAAGGTGGCATTGTACCAGATGTTTCAGGCCCTGTAGATATATTCTTCGAG AGTGAAGACAGAGAAGCAAAGATCTCTGCAACCAATGTGTTGCTAAAACAGTTTAGCAAAGAAGAATGGAAATTGAAACAAGACCAACTTATTGAAAAG ATAAGGAAGAGCAAAGTGAGATTTGAAGTAACATATCAGAACAAAACCGCAGTCAAAGGCGCAGTGGTATCcctaaaacaaaccaaatcatcTTTCCTCCTAGGCTGTGGAATAAACTTCCGGATCCTACAAAGCCAAGGGTACAGAGAATGGTTTGCGTCACGGTTCAAAATCACATCATTCACTAACGAAATGAAATGGTATGCAACGGAGAAAGCGCGGGGCCAAGAGAACTACACGTTAGCTGATTCAATGCTGAAATTTGCAAAAGATAATGGGATATTGGTTAGAGGTCATACTGTGTTATGGGACAACCCAAAAATGCAGCCTAGTTGGGTGAAAAGTATAAAAGATCCGAAAGATGTGATGAACGTGACGTTAAACCGGATAAACTCGGTTATGAAGAGATATAAAGGGAAGTTAACCGGGTGGGATGTGGTTAACGAGAATGTGCATTGGGACTACTTTGAGAAAATGTTGGGTGAAAACGCCTCATCACGCTTCTATAATCTGGCTTATAAGATTGATCCTGATGTGAGATTGTTTGTTAACGAGTACAACACGATAGAAAACCCTAAAGAGTTTACAGCCACGCCGATCAAggtgaagaaggagatggagaagattctTGCGTACCCAGGAAACAAGAACATTAAAGGGGCAATTGGAGCACAGGGTCACTTTGGTCCAACTCAGCCTAACTTAGCTTACATGAGATCTGCTTTGGatactttaggctctttaggTTTGCCTATTTGGCTTACTGAGCTTGATATGCCTAAATGCCCTAATCAG GAAAAATACATAGAAGACATTCTCAGGGAAGCGTATTCGCATCCTGCGGTGGAAGGCATCATAATATTTGGTGGACCTGAGGTGTCTGGTTTCGACAAGCTGACACTTGCGGACAAATACttcaacaacacaaaaacaggGGATGTAATTGACAAGTTGCTCAAGGAGTGGCATCAAAAAtcttcagagattccaaagatTGTCACAGCAGATTccgagaatgaagaagaagacgtctCATTGTTGCATGGACATTACAGTGTGAATGTAAGTCATCCATGGATGAAGAACTTGTCCACAAATTTCAGCATGGAGGTAACAAAGGAGATGGGTCAGCGTCAGGTGGTTAGAGTAGTAATTAATGCTTGA
- the LOC104729863 gene encoding uncharacterized protein LOC104729863 produces MKLLLLLLAFCVLSLSRCEEKSVPYDYSASIECLPIPNKPQYNGGIIVNPDLQNGSQGWSQFGNAKVDFREFGGNKFVVATQRNQSNDSVSQKVYLEKGILYTFSAWLQVSIGNAPVNAVFKKNGDVKYAGSVVAEAKCWSMLKGGLTVDESGPADLYFESANTTVEIWVDSVSLQPFTQEEWNSHHKQSIDKERKGVVKIKVVNNKGETVPNATITIEQRRLWFPFGCAVENNILWNQAYQNWFTKRFTVTTFVNEMKWYSTERVRGREDYTNADAMLRFFKQHGIAVRGHNILWDDPKYQPGWVYSMWGNDLYNAVKRRVFSVVSRFKGQLAGWDVVNENLHFSFFESKLGYKSSYNAFSMAHAIDPRTTMFMNEYNTLEQPQDQSSSPARHLQKLRELQSIRVAGKIPLGIGLESHFTTPNIPYMRSALDTLGATGLPIWLTEVDVDAPDYVRAKYFEQVLREGHAHPKVKGIVMWAGYSPRGCYRMCLTDGNFRNLPTGDVVDRLIREWGGFRSQTTGLTDANGFFEASLFQGDYVLNISQPFTKSKASYNFTLTPDDSSSQSQPSIFVFPA; encoded by the exons ATGAAGCTTCTACTGCTGCTGCTTGCCTTCTGCGTTCTTTCTCTATCAA GGTGTGAAGAAAAGTCTGTCCCTTATGATTACTCGGCATCAATAGAG TGTCTACCGATCCCTAATAAACCACAATACAATGGAGGGATCATCGTGAATCCTGACCTGCAAAATGGTTCACAAGGCTGGTCACAATTCGGAAACGCCAAAGTTGATTTCAGAGAATTCGGAGGTAATAAGTTTGTTGTTGCCACACAGAGGAATCAATCTAACGACAGCGTCTCACAGAAGGTTTACTTGGAAAAAGGAATTCTCTACACTTTCTCGG CCTGGTTACAAGTAAGCATAGGAAACGCTCCTGTAAACGCCGTTTTTAAGAAGAATGGTGACGTTAAATATGCCGGTTCGGTTGTTGCTGAAGCAAAATGCTGGTCCATGCTCAAAGGTGGCCTCACCGTTGATGAATCTGGTCCTGCCGATCTCTACTTCGAG AGCGCGAACACAACGGTTGAGATTTGGGTTGATAGCGTCTCTTTGCAACCTTTCACACAAGAAGAGTGGAACTCTCACCACAAGCAGAGCATTGACAAGGAAAGAAAAGGTGTCGTGAAGATCAAAGTCGTGAATAACAAGGGCGAGACGGTACCAAACGCAACCATTACCATAGAACAAAGGCGACTCTGGTTCCCATTTGGTTGCGCCGTAGAAAATAACATACTTTGGAATCAAGCATACCAAAACTGGTTCACTAAAAGATTCACCGTGACAACTTTTGTGAACGAGATGAAATGGTACAGCACGGAAAGAGTAAGAGGCAGAGAGGATTATACGAATGCAGACGCGATGTTGAGATTCTTCAAGCAGCACGGCATCGCTGTACGTGGCCACAATATTTTATGGGACGACCCTAAGTATCAACCTGGATGGGTGTATTCTATGTGGGGTAACGATCTCTACAACGCCGTGAAACGTAGGGTTTTCTCGGTGGTATCGCGATTCAAAGGGCAGCTTGCGGGTTGGGATGTTGTGAATGAGaatctccatttttctttctttgagagTAAGTTGGGTTATAAATCCTCTTATAACGCATTTTCGATGGCTCATGCCATCGATCCACGGACAACAATGTTCATGAATGAATACAATACATTAGAGCAACCTCAGGATCAAAGTTCTAGTCCAGCTAGGCATTTGCAAAAGCTTAGGGAGCTTCAATCTATCCGGGTTGCTGGAAAAATTCCTTTAGGGATCGGTCTTGAGTCTCATTTTACCACTCCTAACATTCCGTATATGAGATCAGCTCTTGATACACTTGGCGCCACTGGTTTGCCTATTTGGCTAACTGAAGTCGACGTTGATGCGCCTGACTATGTCCGG gcCAAGTATTTCGAGCAAGTTCTAAGGGAAGGCCATGCGCATCCAAAGGTGAAAGGAATAGTGATGTGGGCAGGATATTCTCCTAGAGGTTGCTACAGAATGTGCCTCACCGATGGAAACTTCAGAAACCTACCCACCGGAGACGTCGTGGACAGACTGATACGTGAATGGGGAGGGTTTCGCAGCCAAACCACAGGACTCACTGATGCTAATGGATTCTTTGAGGCTTCACTTTTTCAGGGTGACTATGTCCTCAATATATCTCAGCCTTTCACCAAATCAAAAGCTTCTTACAACTTTACGTTGACTCCTGATGATTCCTCTTCACAGAGCCAACCATCTATATTTGTCTTTCCCGCTTGA
- the LOC104729866 gene encoding uncharacterized protein LOC104729866 isoform X1, producing MISLYARTMKNINDCFMLLLLWCLVRSGIAIDPFSQSDSLKTECVMNPPRSSETQGLLRFSRSVEDDSDEGWKIDGNKAIRGMVQRIYLHQGNIYSFSAWVKLREGNKNKVGVVFKTENGRLVHGGEVRAKQGCWTLLKGGIVPNVSGPVDIFFKSDDEEAKISARDVSLKKFSKEEWKLKQDQLVEKIRKNKVRFEVTYQNKTTVKGAVISVEQTKPSFLLGCGMNFRILQSEGYRKWFASRFKITSFTNEMKWYTTEKARGQENYTLADSMLKFAEENGILVRGHTVLWDDPKMQPSWVQKLEDPNDLMNVTLNRINSVMTRYKGKVTGWDVVNENVHWDYFEKMLGANASSSFYNLAYKLDPDVTLFVNEYNTIENRMDVTAAPIKVKAKMEEILAYPGNMNIKGAIGAQGHFSPTQPNLAYMRSALDTLGSLGLPIWLTELDMPKCPDQEKYIDEILREAYSHPAVKGIIIFAGPEVSGFDKLTLADKDFNNTKTGDVIDKLLKEWQGSDIPKISMTDSENEEEEISLLHGHYNVNVRHPWMKNLSTSFSLEVTKEMGQRQVVKVVIDA from the exons ATGATTTCATTATATG CAAGGACGATGAAGAATATCAACGATTGCTTCATGCTTTTACTTCTCTGGTGTCTTGTGCGTTCAGGGATTGCCATTGATCCTTTCTCCCAAAGCGACTCTCTCAAAACAGAG TGTGTAATGAATCCTCCACGAAGCAGTGAAACACAAGGATTATTACGCTTTAGCCGCTCCGTCGAAGATGACTCTGATGAAGGGTGGAAAATAGATGGAAATAAAGCCATTAGGGGAATGGTACAGAGAATTTATCTTCACCAAGGAAACATTTACAGCTTCTCTG CTTGGGTGAAGTTgagagaaggaaacaagaatAAGGTAGGAGTTGTGTTCAAGACAGAAAATGGAAGACTTGTTCATGGAGGTGAAGTTAGGGCGAAGCAAGGATGTTGGACTTTGCTTAAAGGTGGCATTGTCCCAAATGTTTCAGGCCCTGTAGATATTTTCTTCAAG AGTGATGACGAAGAAGCAAAGATATCTGCAAGAGATGTGTCGTTAAAAAAGTTCAGCAAAGAAGAATGGAAACTGAAACAAGACCAACTTGTTGAAAAG ATAAGGAAGAACAAAGTGAGATTTGAAGTAACTTATCAGAATAAAACTACAGTAAAAGGCGCAGTGATATCCGTAGAACAAACCAAACCATCTTTCCTCTTAGGCTGCGGAATGAACTTTCGGATCCTACAAAGCGAAGGGTACAGAAAATGGTTTGCGTCACGGTTTAAAATCACATCATTcaccaatgaaatgaaatggtaTACAACGGAGAAAGCACGCGGTCAAGAGAACTACACGTTAGCCGATTCAATGCTTAAGTTTGCAGAAGAGAATGGGATATTGGTTAGAGGTCATACAGTGTTGTGGGACGATCCAAAAATGCAGCCAAGTTGGGTGCAAAAGTTAGAAGATCCAAACGATTTGATGAACGTGACATTGAACCGGATAAACTCGGTTATGACGAGATACAAAGGGAAGGTAACCGGGTGGGATGTGGTTAATGAGAATGTGCATTGGGATTACTTTGAGAAAATGCTTGGTGCAAACGCTTCTTCAAGTTTCTACAATTTGGCTTATAAGCTTGATCCTGATGTGACATTGTTCGTTAACGAGTACAACACGATTGAGAACCGTATGGATGTTACCGCAGCGCCGATTAAGGTGAAGGCAAAGATGGAGGAGATTCTTGCGTATCCAGGAAACATGAACATTAAAGGAGCAATTGGAGCTCAGGGTCACTTTAGTCCAACTCAGCCTAACTTAGCTTACATGAGATCTGCGTTGGATACTTTAGGCTCATTAGGTTTGCCTATTTGGCTTACAGAGCTTGATATGCCTAAGTGCCCTGATCAG GAGAAATACATTGACGAGATTCTGAGGGAAGCATATTCGCATCCTGCGGTTAAAGGCATCATAATATTTGCGGGGCCTGAGGTGTCTGGTTTCGACAAGCTGACACTTGCGGACAAAGACttcaacaacacaaaaacaggGGATGTAATTGACAAGTTGCTTAAGGAGTGGCAAGGTTCAGATATTCCGAAGATTTCCATGACTGATtctgagaatgaagaagaagagatctcgTTGTTGCATGGACATTACAATGTGAATGTCAGACATCCATGGATGAAGAACTTATCCACTAGTTTCAGTTTGGAGGTAACTAAGGAGATGGGTCAGCGTCAGGTGGTTAAAGTTGTAATTGATGcttga
- the LOC104729866 gene encoding uncharacterized protein LOC104729866 isoform X2, which yields MKNINDCFMLLLLWCLVRSGIAIDPFSQSDSLKTECVMNPPRSSETQGLLRFSRSVEDDSDEGWKIDGNKAIRGMVQRIYLHQGNIYSFSAWVKLREGNKNKVGVVFKTENGRLVHGGEVRAKQGCWTLLKGGIVPNVSGPVDIFFKSDDEEAKISARDVSLKKFSKEEWKLKQDQLVEKIRKNKVRFEVTYQNKTTVKGAVISVEQTKPSFLLGCGMNFRILQSEGYRKWFASRFKITSFTNEMKWYTTEKARGQENYTLADSMLKFAEENGILVRGHTVLWDDPKMQPSWVQKLEDPNDLMNVTLNRINSVMTRYKGKVTGWDVVNENVHWDYFEKMLGANASSSFYNLAYKLDPDVTLFVNEYNTIENRMDVTAAPIKVKAKMEEILAYPGNMNIKGAIGAQGHFSPTQPNLAYMRSALDTLGSLGLPIWLTELDMPKCPDQEKYIDEILREAYSHPAVKGIIIFAGPEVSGFDKLTLADKDFNNTKTGDVIDKLLKEWQGSDIPKISMTDSENEEEEISLLHGHYNVNVRHPWMKNLSTSFSLEVTKEMGQRQVVKVVIDA from the exons ATGAAGAATATCAACGATTGCTTCATGCTTTTACTTCTCTGGTGTCTTGTGCGTTCAGGGATTGCCATTGATCCTTTCTCCCAAAGCGACTCTCTCAAAACAGAG TGTGTAATGAATCCTCCACGAAGCAGTGAAACACAAGGATTATTACGCTTTAGCCGCTCCGTCGAAGATGACTCTGATGAAGGGTGGAAAATAGATGGAAATAAAGCCATTAGGGGAATGGTACAGAGAATTTATCTTCACCAAGGAAACATTTACAGCTTCTCTG CTTGGGTGAAGTTgagagaaggaaacaagaatAAGGTAGGAGTTGTGTTCAAGACAGAAAATGGAAGACTTGTTCATGGAGGTGAAGTTAGGGCGAAGCAAGGATGTTGGACTTTGCTTAAAGGTGGCATTGTCCCAAATGTTTCAGGCCCTGTAGATATTTTCTTCAAG AGTGATGACGAAGAAGCAAAGATATCTGCAAGAGATGTGTCGTTAAAAAAGTTCAGCAAAGAAGAATGGAAACTGAAACAAGACCAACTTGTTGAAAAG ATAAGGAAGAACAAAGTGAGATTTGAAGTAACTTATCAGAATAAAACTACAGTAAAAGGCGCAGTGATATCCGTAGAACAAACCAAACCATCTTTCCTCTTAGGCTGCGGAATGAACTTTCGGATCCTACAAAGCGAAGGGTACAGAAAATGGTTTGCGTCACGGTTTAAAATCACATCATTcaccaatgaaatgaaatggtaTACAACGGAGAAAGCACGCGGTCAAGAGAACTACACGTTAGCCGATTCAATGCTTAAGTTTGCAGAAGAGAATGGGATATTGGTTAGAGGTCATACAGTGTTGTGGGACGATCCAAAAATGCAGCCAAGTTGGGTGCAAAAGTTAGAAGATCCAAACGATTTGATGAACGTGACATTGAACCGGATAAACTCGGTTATGACGAGATACAAAGGGAAGGTAACCGGGTGGGATGTGGTTAATGAGAATGTGCATTGGGATTACTTTGAGAAAATGCTTGGTGCAAACGCTTCTTCAAGTTTCTACAATTTGGCTTATAAGCTTGATCCTGATGTGACATTGTTCGTTAACGAGTACAACACGATTGAGAACCGTATGGATGTTACCGCAGCGCCGATTAAGGTGAAGGCAAAGATGGAGGAGATTCTTGCGTATCCAGGAAACATGAACATTAAAGGAGCAATTGGAGCTCAGGGTCACTTTAGTCCAACTCAGCCTAACTTAGCTTACATGAGATCTGCGTTGGATACTTTAGGCTCATTAGGTTTGCCTATTTGGCTTACAGAGCTTGATATGCCTAAGTGCCCTGATCAG GAGAAATACATTGACGAGATTCTGAGGGAAGCATATTCGCATCCTGCGGTTAAAGGCATCATAATATTTGCGGGGCCTGAGGTGTCTGGTTTCGACAAGCTGACACTTGCGGACAAAGACttcaacaacacaaaaacaggGGATGTAATTGACAAGTTGCTTAAGGAGTGGCAAGGTTCAGATATTCCGAAGATTTCCATGACTGATtctgagaatgaagaagaagagatctcgTTGTTGCATGGACATTACAATGTGAATGTCAGACATCCATGGATGAAGAACTTATCCACTAGTTTCAGTTTGGAGGTAACTAAGGAGATGGGTCAGCGTCAGGTGGTTAAAGTTGTAATTGATGcttga
- the LOC104729867 gene encoding uncharacterized protein LOC104729867 isoform X2, which produces MLGSSSGCESGWTLYLDQSVSSPSPSCFRDSNGFENRRRSKDSWDQNYVQQGDDDEEEEEEEDDLSMISDASSGPRNISEEDSVKKINIVGLKKQSKREKKRRDYEKMNSVLDDTASSPLYNFPHKGVGGNKIEQTFPESTLDYSQGFSATQFQDKTAFQEQYAYLHMETRF; this is translated from the exons atgttgggTTCAAGTAGTGGATGCGAGTCAGGATGGACTCTGTACTTAGACCAGTCTGTTTCTTCACCAAGTCCTTCTTGTTTTAGAGACAGCAATGGGTttgaaaacagaagaagaagcaaagattcaTGGGACCAAAACTATGTGCAACAAggagacgacgacgaagaagaagaagaagaagaagacgatttATCAATGATTTCAGATGCTTCTTCTGGTCCAAGGAATATTTCTGAGGAAGATTCAGTGAAGAAGATAAACATTGTTGGTCTCAAGAAGCAGagcaagagagaaaagaaaagaagagattaCGAGAAAATGAACTCTGTTCTTGATGATACTGCTAGCTCTCCCCTTTACAATTTCCCTCAT AAAGGTGTTGGTGGTAATAAGATAGAGCAAACCTTTCCAGAAAGTACATTGGATTACTCGCAAGGCTTCTCGGCTACTCAATTTCAG GACAAAACAGCATTCCAAGAGCAGTATGCTTATTTGCATATGGAAACCAGATTCTAA